In Acanthopagrus latus isolate v.2019 chromosome 17, fAcaLat1.1, whole genome shotgun sequence, the following are encoded in one genomic region:
- the LOC119005890 gene encoding protein rapunzel-like → MMEDEIIEDRAKLKQGLVKVLECVATISSAAAVVNPIFGVAGSLIRVVLHHVDDEDIRTLKREFGSVNRALDQLSQVNRNMLVQIKKETVDGQYCRVEENLKNQFRKFMEMVEARPEHRERKKDDFEESYSNDLGDQNLHTLYDGVVGKPKLFSKPILEVYLKHSQGDRQTMERLCTRLTYLFCIGLIALMGYAAVIGDDEEGLSEEWAEKMEHVQEKMQEALRRCK, encoded by the coding sequence ATGATGGAGGACGAGATCATCGAGGACCGGGCCAAGCTGAAGCAGGGTCTGGTCAAAGTGCTCGAGTGTGTGGCCACcatctcctcagcagcagctgtggtcaACCCCATTTTTGGCGTGGCCGGCTCCCTGATCCGGGTCGTGCTGCACCACGTCGATGACGAGGACATCCGCACCTTGAAGCGCGAGTTCGGCTCGGTCAACCGGGCGCTGGACCAGCTGTCCCAGGTGAATCGCAACATGCTGGTACAGATCAAGAAAGAAACGGTGGATGGCCAGTACTGCCGCGTGGAGGAGAACCTGAAGAACCAGTTCAGAAAGTTCATGGAGATGGTGGAGGCGCGGCCCGAGCACCGCGAGCGCAAGAAGGACGACTTCGAGGAGAGCTACTCCAATGACTTGGGAGACCAGAACCTGCACACGCTCTACGACGGCGTGGTGGGCAAACCGAAGCTCTTCAGCAAGCCCATCCTGGAGGTGTACCTGAAGCACTCGCAGGGCGACCGGCAGACTATGGAGCGACTCTGCACACGCCTCACCTACCTGTTCTGCATCGGCCTCATCGCCCTCATGGGCTACGCCGCCGTCATCGGAGACGACGAGGAGGGTCTGAGCGAGGAGTGGGCCGAGAAGATGGAGCACGTGCAGGAGAAGATGCAGGAGGCTCTGCGCAGGTGCAAATGA